A portion of the Oxynema aestuarii AP17 genome contains these proteins:
- a CDS encoding CHAT domain-containing protein gives MSLKPRLSSLLILTLSLGIVLEFPHSTHTKWPRSVRSQTVEAVEEEPPQSEREQLFERGEEHYDRGEWNQALELFQQVLVLDRQRGDRLEEGITLYSIGSVYRQLQQYDRAEHSYLQSLAIDRELDDRAGEAATLSALSDLYHDWEKYSQAEQYYSQALGIYRELGDRSAEANLLNNLGLLYDHWDKLEEARSHSEQALTIYRELGDRSRESITLYNLARLYFKRADYPRAEPYYQQGLAIARELDNRRQQANFLTRLGELYHNWREYDRAQQSYERALALYRELGDRHAEASRLYDLGSVYNSRREYDRAAPYLERALALYRELDDRPGETWSLGMLGQLYSNRGAYDRAKSYLEQALNLNRERGDRREEAANLRNLGEIAQKQGEYARAGQYYTDTLTIYRELDDRLWQAATLNDLGSLALNVGEFESAEQSYQQALAISRDVGDREAVGTVLNNLGRVYESLGHYSTARSHYEQALEIYRGLGSRGGVATILNNLGVIDQQQGEYAKAEQYLQEALAIHRQVGNRPIEGTTLNNLGWVYQGLKQYDRAEQYYLDALAIHRESGDRPQQGISLHNLGELYRDRGDYPQAESRLFEAIELREQLRPGLSDGQKVALFERQKNSYELLQQVLVMQDKTDRALEIAERGRARAFVELVAENFADRLNVEREITPPNIDEIRTIARDLDATLVQYSRIARLFEIDGRRQWRESELYIWVVQPTGEITFRRSNLTPLWREQNTSLDTLIYQSRCFDDWACRSELRIDRRGNRLPEVIGSRNLRLFNLQAQSSGTQAPPEWEVTYDELKQLHELLIDPIADLLPTDPNEHVVFIPQDSLFLLPFPALIDADGRYLIEKYAISTAPSIQILDLTHRRGQKWEEKARTQGGEAIVVGNPQMPRVSEGIGQRSLQLAPLPYAELEAREIARVLDVNPLLGQQATETAVVAKMQGSRIIHLATHGSFDPNRALDSWIALTPSGNEDGLLTAAEIFELNLDAELVVLSACETGRGKITGDGVIGLSRSLISAGVASVLVSLWSVPDDTTAVLMGEFYRHWRQSGDKAQALRQAMLATIAVDPNPYGWAAFTAIGQMR, from the coding sequence ATGTCATTGAAGCCGCGACTGTCGAGCCTGTTAATCCTCACATTAAGCTTGGGGATCGTCCTCGAATTCCCTCACTCCACTCACACAAAGTGGCCGCGATCGGTGCGATCTCAAACCGTGGAAGCGGTCGAGGAAGAACCCCCCCAAAGCGAACGCGAGCAGTTGTTCGAGCGGGGAGAGGAACATTACGATCGCGGCGAATGGAACCAAGCCCTCGAACTGTTCCAACAAGTCCTCGTCCTCGATCGCCAACGGGGCGATCGCCTCGAAGAAGGCATCACCCTGTACAGTATCGGCTCGGTCTATCGGCAACTCCAACAGTACGATCGCGCCGAACATTCCTACCTGCAATCGTTGGCGATCGATCGCGAACTCGACGATCGCGCCGGGGAAGCAGCTACCCTCAGCGCCTTGAGCGATCTCTATCACGATTGGGAAAAATATTCTCAAGCCGAACAATATTACTCCCAAGCCCTCGGGATCTATCGCGAATTGGGCGATCGCTCCGCCGAAGCCAACCTACTCAACAATCTCGGCTTACTTTACGACCACTGGGATAAATTGGAGGAAGCCCGTTCTCACTCCGAACAAGCCCTCACCATTTATCGCGAATTGGGCGATCGCTCCAGGGAAAGCATCACCCTCTACAACCTCGCCCGCCTCTACTTCAAACGCGCCGATTACCCTCGCGCCGAACCCTACTACCAGCAAGGTTTAGCGATCGCCCGCGAACTCGACAATCGCCGCCAACAAGCCAATTTTCTCACCCGACTCGGAGAGCTTTATCACAATTGGCGCGAATACGATCGCGCCCAACAGTCCTACGAACGAGCCTTAGCCCTCTATCGGGAATTGGGCGATCGCCACGCCGAAGCCTCCCGACTCTACGACCTCGGCAGCGTTTACAACAGCCGCCGAGAATACGATCGCGCCGCACCCTATTTAGAACGAGCCTTAGCCCTCTATCGGGAATTGGACGATCGCCCCGGGGAAACCTGGAGCCTCGGGATGCTCGGACAACTGTATAGCAACCGGGGAGCCTACGATCGCGCCAAATCTTACTTAGAACAAGCCTTAAACCTCAATCGAGAACGGGGCGATCGCCGCGAAGAAGCCGCCAACCTCAGAAATTTAGGGGAAATCGCCCAAAAGCAAGGAGAATACGCCCGCGCCGGACAATATTACACCGACACCTTAACGATTTATCGCGAACTGGACGATCGCCTTTGGCAAGCCGCAACCCTCAACGACCTCGGTTCCCTCGCCCTCAATGTGGGTGAGTTCGAGTCAGCCGAACAGTCTTACCAACAAGCCCTCGCCATCAGTCGGGACGTGGGCGATCGCGAAGCCGTCGGCACCGTCCTCAACAACCTCGGACGGGTTTATGAAAGTCTCGGTCACTATAGCACGGCGCGATCTCACTACGAACAAGCCCTCGAAATTTACCGAGGGTTGGGGTCCCGTGGCGGCGTGGCGACCATCCTCAATAACCTCGGCGTCATCGACCAGCAACAGGGGGAATATGCCAAAGCCGAGCAATATTTACAAGAAGCCCTCGCCATTCATCGCCAAGTCGGCAACCGACCGATCGAAGGGACGACCCTCAATAATCTCGGTTGGGTTTACCAAGGGTTGAAACAGTACGATCGCGCCGAGCAGTATTATTTAGACGCCCTCGCCATCCATCGAGAATCGGGCGATCGCCCCCAACAAGGCATCAGCCTGCACAATCTCGGCGAACTCTACCGCGATCGCGGCGACTACCCGCAAGCCGAAAGCCGCCTATTTGAAGCGATCGAGCTTCGCGAACAGTTGCGCCCCGGATTGAGCGACGGTCAAAAAGTAGCCCTGTTCGAGCGGCAAAAAAACAGTTACGAACTCTTGCAACAAGTCCTCGTGATGCAGGACAAAACCGATCGCGCCCTCGAAATCGCCGAACGCGGACGGGCCCGCGCTTTTGTCGAATTAGTCGCCGAAAACTTCGCCGACCGCTTGAATGTCGAACGAGAAATCACCCCCCCCAACATCGACGAAATCCGCACGATCGCCCGCGATCTCGACGCCACCCTCGTTCAATACAGCCGGATCGCCCGTCTGTTCGAGATCGACGGACGGCGCCAATGGCGCGAATCCGAGCTATACATCTGGGTGGTCCAGCCGACGGGAGAAATTACCTTTCGCCGCAGCAACCTCACACCCTTATGGCGAGAGCAGAATACCTCTCTCGACACCCTGATTTATCAATCCCGTTGTTTCGATGACTGGGCCTGTCGTTCGGAATTGCGCATCGACCGACGGGGGAACCGCCTGCCAGAAGTCATCGGCAGTCGGAATCTCAGACTGTTCAACCTGCAAGCTCAATCGAGTGGAACCCAAGCGCCCCCGGAATGGGAAGTGACTTATGACGAGTTAAAACAACTGCACGAACTGTTAATCGACCCGATCGCCGATCTGCTGCCGACGGATCCCAACGAACATGTCGTGTTTATCCCTCAAGATTCTCTGTTTCTCCTGCCTTTTCCCGCCTTAATCGATGCAGACGGGCGTTATCTCATTGAAAAATACGCAATTTCTACGGCTCCCTCCATTCAAATTCTCGATTTGACCCACCGCCGGGGCCAGAAATGGGAGGAGAAGGCGCGAACCCAGGGTGGGGAGGCGATCGTCGTCGGCAATCCCCAAATGCCGAGGGTTTCCGAGGGTATCGGTCAACGGTCGCTCCAATTGGCCCCGTTACCCTATGCGGAACTCGAAGCCCGCGAAATTGCCCGAGTGCTCGACGTCAATCCCCTCCTCGGTCAACAGGCGACGGAAACCGCAGTGGTGGCAAAAATGCAAGGGTCGCGGATTATCCATCTCGCCACTCACGGCAGTTTCGACCCCAATCGCGCCCTCGATAGTTGGATTGCCCTGACCCCTTCGGGAAATGAGGACGGTTTGCTGACGGCGGCGGAAATTTTTGAGTTGAACCTCGATGCGGAATTGGTGGTGTTGTCCGCTTGTGAGACGGGACGGGGGAAAATTACGGGGGACGGGGTAATCGGGTTGTCGCGATCGCTGATTTCGGCGGGGGTGGCGAGCGTGTTGGTGTCGTTGTGGTCGGTTCCGGACGATACCACGGCGGTGCTGATGGGGGAGTTTTACCGTCACTGGCGCCAATCGGGGGATAAGGCCCAGGCATTGCGACAGGCGATGTTGGCGACGATCGCCGTCGATCCGAATCCCTACGGATGGGCGGCGTTTACCGCGATCGGTCAGATGCGCTGA
- a CDS encoding MBL fold metallo-hydrolase: protein MPKQPRAVFDTIFAFPPNRETLGGTAYFIVKKNANLLIDCPAWDETTQQFLEERGGVRWLSITHRTAIARAKEIQQCFDCEIVVQEQEAYLLPGLEVTTFHRELALDPDFEAIWTPGHSPGSACLYAGVAGGVLFTGRHLVPDRDGNPVPLRTSKTFHWPRQLRSVALLRDRFSPQTLTAICPGANTGYLRGQRAIDRAYDRLCAIDLEAAAQAQAML from the coding sequence ATGCCCAAACAACCACGGGCTGTGTTCGACACAATTTTTGCCTTCCCTCCCAATCGAGAAACGTTAGGAGGCACAGCCTACTTTATTGTAAAAAAGAACGCCAATCTTCTGATTGATTGTCCGGCATGGGACGAAACGACCCAACAGTTTTTGGAAGAACGCGGCGGCGTCCGATGGCTGTCAATCACTCATCGAACGGCGATCGCCCGCGCTAAAGAAATTCAGCAATGTTTCGATTGCGAGATCGTCGTTCAGGAACAAGAAGCTTACTTGCTTCCCGGCTTGGAGGTCACTACTTTTCATCGCGAATTGGCCTTAGATCCCGATTTTGAGGCCATTTGGACCCCTGGACATTCCCCCGGAAGTGCCTGTTTGTACGCGGGCGTAGCGGGGGGCGTCTTGTTTACCGGGCGCCACTTAGTCCCGGACCGCGACGGCAATCCCGTTCCCCTGCGAACCTCGAAAACGTTTCACTGGCCCCGCCAACTGCGGAGTGTCGCCCTGTTGCGCGATCGTTTCAGTCCGCAAACCTTAACCGCGATCTGTCCCGGGGCCAATACGGGCTATTTGCGCGGTCAACGGGCGATCGATCGGGCCTACGATCGCCTCTGCGCGATCGACCTGGAGGCGGCAGCTCAAGCTCAAGCTATGCTCTAA
- a CDS encoding site-2 protease family protein — MIVWLLLVLLGAVTYLILQRRVAYRTRTPIWILWLVLMTPAIIWLGWLVVYGENAPIPPILAIAPFAVCPIIYWFLVQWGRRSLPRTEVVETQEEEDESESASESELPETEPRPLTQEEENQLRDCFSWTVYPLHGIDYRPQAVICRGQLRAAPDVAYHKIETKIHECFGDRFLVVLQEDFKGKPFFVLVPNPQHQRQRDDLSQPAIALALAAITLFTTTVMGTQIAGLEIDNVFVNPVLLIDGLPYAIALMAILGIHESAHYLCARYYQIEVTLPYFIPFPAFLGTFGAFIQMRSPMPNRKVLFDISLAGPVAGFVLTVPLLLWGLHNSTVVDLPEEGGLLTIEALNPRFSFLLTILSKIALGSQLTAQGAIALHPVAVAAYIGLIATAFNLMPVGQLDGGHLVHAMFGQRTAVMVGQFARFSLLALSFLYRDWFLLALFLFIMPILDNPALNDLSELDDRRDFCGLVAIAVLLSIVLPAPSFVTQWLNF, encoded by the coding sequence ATGATTGTCTGGTTACTTCTCGTTCTCTTAGGCGCGGTTACCTATCTTATTTTGCAGCGTCGGGTTGCTTACCGGACGCGCACGCCGATCTGGATTTTGTGGCTGGTGTTGATGACTCCGGCCATTATTTGGTTGGGATGGCTGGTAGTTTACGGCGAAAACGCGCCGATTCCGCCGATTTTGGCGATCGCGCCCTTTGCGGTCTGTCCGATAATTTACTGGTTTTTAGTGCAGTGGGGACGGCGATCGTTGCCGCGCACCGAGGTCGTCGAGACCCAGGAGGAGGAAGACGAAAGCGAGTCTGCGTCTGAATCCGAGTTACCCGAGACCGAACCGCGTCCCCTCACTCAAGAGGAAGAAAACCAACTGCGCGATTGTTTCTCGTGGACGGTTTATCCCCTCCACGGGATCGATTACCGTCCGCAGGCGGTGATTTGCCGGGGTCAGTTGCGCGCGGCACCGGACGTAGCGTACCACAAGATTGAAACCAAGATTCACGAGTGTTTTGGCGATCGCTTTCTGGTGGTTTTGCAGGAAGATTTCAAAGGCAAACCGTTTTTTGTCTTAGTTCCCAATCCCCAGCACCAACGCCAACGCGACGATCTCAGCCAACCCGCGATCGCCTTAGCCTTAGCGGCGATTACGTTATTTACCACGACGGTGATGGGGACGCAAATCGCCGGACTGGAGATCGACAATGTTTTTGTCAACCCAGTTTTACTGATTGACGGATTGCCCTACGCGATCGCCCTGATGGCGATTTTAGGGATTCACGAATCGGCCCATTACCTGTGCGCGCGCTACTATCAGATCGAAGTCACCCTACCTTATTTCATCCCCTTTCCCGCCTTTTTAGGCACCTTCGGCGCTTTCATCCAAATGCGATCGCCGATGCCCAATCGTAAAGTCCTCTTCGATATCAGCCTCGCCGGACCCGTCGCCGGATTTGTACTGACCGTCCCCCTACTCCTGTGGGGCTTACACAACTCGACGGTCGTAGACCTACCCGAAGAGGGGGGCTTGTTGACCATCGAAGCCCTCAACCCGCGCTTTTCCTTCCTCTTGACGATCCTGAGTAAAATCGCCCTCGGGTCGCAATTGACCGCCCAAGGGGCGATCGCCCTCCATCCCGTCGCCGTCGCCGCCTACATCGGTTTAATTGCCACCGCCTTTAACTTAATGCCCGTGGGACAACTCGACGGCGGACACCTGGTTCACGCCATGTTCGGGCAACGCACTGCGGTAATGGTCGGCCAATTTGCGCGATTTTCACTGCTGGCGTTGTCGTTCTTGTATCGAGATTGGTTTTTACTAGCGTTATTTCTATTTATCATGCCGATTCTCGACAATCCCGCCCTCAACGACTTGAGCGAATTGGACGATCGCCGGGATTTTTGTGGTTTGGTGGCGATCGCCGTGTTACTCTCGATCGTCCTACCCGCCCCCAGTTTTGTGACCCAGTGGCTCAACTTCTAA
- the trmFO gene encoding FADH(2)-oxidizing methylenetetrahydrofolate--tRNA-(uracil(54)-C(5))-methyltransferase TrmFO yields the protein MNLQPPPIHVIGGGLAGTEATWQIARAGIPVVLHEMRPLQTSPAHHTEELAELVCSNSFGAQASDRAAGLLHEELRQLGAIVIQTADRHQVPAGGALAVDRAIFSRDLTETLANHPLIELRRGEVRQIPPEGIVVLTTGPLTTDPLAEDLQRFTGMQYMSFFDAASPIVLGESIDFETAFRASRYDKGDADYINCPMNKDQYLHFWQELCAAEQAELKDFERETAKFFEACLPIEEMAKRGEDTMRYGPLKPVGLTDPRTSERFYAVVQLRQEDKAGNLWNMVGFQTNLRWGEQKRVFRLIPGLENAEFIRMGVMHRNTFINSPELLESTLQFKKRPTLLAAGQLTGTEGYTAATAGGWLAGTNAARLARGLEPVTLPTTTMMGSLFEFISSASPKHFQPMPPNFGIIPELPVKVKNKRERYGKYRDRALNDLTQWRDRLLTIPANV from the coding sequence ATGAACCTCCAACCCCCCCCCATCCACGTCATCGGCGGCGGACTCGCCGGAACCGAAGCCACCTGGCAAATTGCCCGGGCTGGCATCCCCGTGGTGCTTCACGAAATGCGCCCCCTTCAAACTAGTCCCGCCCACCATACCGAAGAACTCGCCGAACTGGTCTGTTCCAACTCCTTCGGCGCCCAAGCCAGCGATCGCGCCGCCGGACTCCTCCACGAAGAACTGCGCCAACTCGGGGCGATCGTCATTCAAACCGCCGACCGACACCAAGTTCCCGCCGGAGGCGCCCTCGCCGTCGATCGCGCCATCTTCAGCCGCGACCTCACCGAAACCCTCGCCAACCACCCCCTCATCGAACTCCGACGCGGTGAAGTCCGCCAAATTCCCCCCGAGGGGATTGTCGTCCTCACCACCGGGCCGTTGACCACGGATCCCCTCGCCGAAGACCTCCAGCGTTTCACCGGAATGCAATACATGAGCTTCTTCGACGCCGCCAGTCCGATCGTTCTCGGCGAGTCCATCGACTTCGAGACCGCCTTTCGCGCCTCCCGCTACGACAAAGGCGACGCAGACTATATCAACTGTCCGATGAATAAAGACCAGTACCTGCACTTCTGGCAAGAACTCTGCGCCGCCGAACAAGCCGAACTCAAAGATTTCGAGCGCGAAACCGCCAAATTCTTTGAAGCCTGTCTTCCGATCGAAGAAATGGCCAAACGCGGCGAAGATACCATGCGCTACGGTCCGCTCAAACCCGTCGGACTGACCGACCCGCGCACCTCCGAGCGCTTTTACGCCGTCGTCCAACTGCGCCAAGAAGACAAAGCGGGCAACCTCTGGAATATGGTTGGCTTCCAAACCAACCTGCGATGGGGGGAACAAAAGCGCGTCTTCCGCCTGATTCCCGGCTTGGAAAATGCCGAATTCATCCGCATGGGCGTCATGCACCGCAATACCTTTATTAATTCCCCCGAACTGCTCGAATCGACCTTGCAGTTCAAAAAACGTCCCACCCTCCTCGCCGCCGGACAACTGACCGGAACTGAAGGCTACACCGCCGCCACTGCAGGGGGTTGGCTGGCGGGAACCAACGCCGCCCGACTGGCCCGAGGTTTGGAACCCGTGACCTTACCGACGACGACGATGATGGGTTCCCTATTCGAGTTTATTAGTTCGGCGTCCCCGAAACATTTTCAACCGATGCCGCCCAATTTTGGCATTATTCCCGAGTTACCTGTAAAAGTTAAAAACAAGCGGGAACGTTACGGAAAATACCGCGATCGCGCTTTAAATGATTTAACTCAATGGCGCGATCGTCTTTTAACGATACCCGCCAATGTTTAA